The sequence CCCCGCGACTTGAGCGCTTGCACGGGCTCGCCATGGTTGGGCAGCCGTCCTTCAAGCATCTCGTAGTAGGTTTCCGGCGGCGCGGTCATGAACACCGTGCCGCTGGCCTTCAACTTGTCCCAGGTCGCGATCAGGTCATCGGTGAGGAACGCCACATGCTGAATGCCCTCGCCGTTGAACTGCATAAGGAATTCCTCGATCTGCCCGGCCCCCTTGCTCGATTCCTCGTTGAGCGGGATGCGGATCATGCCGTCCGGCGCGGTCATCGCCTTGGACGTAAGGCCGGTGTATTCGCCCTTGATGTCGAAGTAGCGGATTTCGCGGAAGTTGAACAACTTCTCGTAGAAGTCCGCCCAATAGGCCATGCGGCCGCGGTACACGTTGTGGGTCAGGTGATCGATGATCTTCAGGCCGGCACCGACCGGGTGGCGATCGACACCGTCGAGAAAGACGAAATCGATATCGTAGATCGAGCTGCCTTCACCGAATCGATCGATGAGATACAACGGAGCGCCTCCGATTCCCTTGATCGCCGGCAGGCGCAGCTCCATCGGCCCGGTGGGCAATTCCACCGCCTGGGCACCGAGTTCCAGGGCACGGGCGTAGGCTTTCTGCGCATCCCTGACACGGAATGCCATACCGCACACCGAGGGCCCATGCTCCGCGGCGAAATAAGCGGCAACGCCCTTGGGCTCGCGATTGACGATGGCATTGATTTCGCCCTGGCGGTACAGCGCCACGTCTTTCGATCGGTGATTGGCGACATGGGTAAAGCCCATGCTTTCCAGCACTGGCTCGATGGTGTTCGGAGTGGGTGAGGCGAATTCGATGAACTCGAAGCCCATGAGGCCCATGGGATTTTCAAACAAGTCGGCCATGATTGGCTCCTTGACTGGCTGTGCATTGAAGGGTGACGTGGATAACCGTCAGCCCGGCGGCGCACAGGGAATACCCCGAACACTGCGACCAAGGTGATCGCCGAGGGTCAGTCGAAAGCCGAGCGTCTTCATGTCAGCGACCCATGCGCTTGCCCAAGCGCGTGCCCGGCGCCAGCGGCACCCGGAATCGGCACGACGGGATGTAACGAACGTAAGCCTGATACATGGTTCATTGTCCTGCTGGCGCCGAAGCTCGGAGCGCCGTCATCAAATTTGCGTAATCTAATTACGTTTAGCGGAATTTGCAGAAGGCGTGCCCCGCTGTCAAGCGCTGACGGCATGACCGCTAACGCCGGCATCGATCGCCACCGCTTATCCCCTGTTTAGAACAAGTCACCTTCCCTTGGTGCCCAATGCAATGACCCACGAGACGAACCTCAGGAAACCGCCATGAATCGACTTTTAGACAAGCGCGCGCCGCAAAACGTACACGGCTGGGAACGCACGGCTTCGGTTGCCGGCGGATTGATGTTGCTGGGCAAGGGCCTGCGCCGCGGGGGCCTGCGCGGGATGCTGCAACTGGCCGTGGGCGGCTTGGCCCTGGCCCGGGGCATCAGTGGACGTTGCGAGGCCAAGCGCATGCTGACCGAGACCGGGCACGCCCACCAATCGCCCCGCACGGGCGACAAGCAGCGCTATAGCCATATGCCGCTCGACTCGGAAGTGCACAGCCCCGACTTCGCCGAGCCCCAGGTGACCCTCCCGGACACCACCCCGATGGGCCACGAAACGCACCCGGGCGAGCGCCCTGGCGCGATCAGGGGCGAGCCCTGAATGAGCTGTCTCTGCCGCGCTTTCCGTCACGGGTCTCAACCGCTTGCCCGGCCCGAGCGGCGACTGTTGGTCGGCTGGCGCAGGCGCGTCTCTCGGGAAAAACCAGCGGCACCGCGACCTCGCCAGGGCGGCTGGAGGCAGCCGCCGAACGGCGATTGTCGAGGTTTTGACGGCATGATATCTATGCGCCGTAATTACGTCACATGCCGTGACTTTTCGGGAAGACATCATGGAAAACACGAACACGGATAGCGCAAATGCGGGTGATTGGGGAGTCGTCTACTCGTACGGCAGCGTATTGGCGGTGTTTCAAAGCGAGCAGGATGCTCAGGACGAAGCGGCCAGTTTTGGCGGTGCGGTCGTTCGCATCGCCCGGAGCGTCCTGACCGCCATCAGTGAAGCCGGGGTCGCCACGACGGTCGGCAATCAGACTCGACCCGCATGAGGCGACCGGCCGTCACGAGCGCGACGAATCAGGCCAGGAACATGCAGGTCGCCGGGCCTTGCTCGCACCGCTCGGCCACAGACAGCTCGGCGTCTGGCGACGGCGAGCGCGGGCTCGATGTGTGGAGGGCATGGTCATACGGAACCAGGCCGGTCCCGGTTCGCTCGAACTCGACGAAGCTGTAGCCATCGGCCCAGACCTGGGCCTCGTCCGTTATCCGCTTCATCTCAGCACCTGTTGGACGAATCCGTCCGCCTGGGCATGCGTCTCGGCTCGCTCGATGATTTTCTGACGTTGCTGGACGATGATGTCCAGCACGCGGCTTGGTTGAATCTCGATATCATCGAACGTGATCAGCTGGCCCGGCTCGACCGCCCGCTTGAGCACGGTGTTGCGAAGCAGGCCGATGGGCACATGGTCGAGTTCGTCAGCAAGCCGCACCGCTTCGCCCCGCACATCGAAACCACCGATACCTCGGCTGATCACCTCGCCCGCCTTCATGTCACGCTTGGCTATCGCCGCAACGCCCAGCGTGGGCTGGGTGGAGTTGTTCAACAGCACGCCACCGCCGGCCAGCACGCGGCGCACCGTTTTCCCGACCTCAAGCGAGCACAGATGGAACGGGCGTGTCAGCACGTAATACGGGCCGGGCCCCAGCTTGAAGTACTCGATGGCCTGCGCCTGTTCCTCATCGTGACGGCAAACGAGAAAAACGCCGCCGGCCGGGTAGCCGTTGGGCAAGACGTAGTCGACGATGGGCTGGCCGATGCCTTCGGCGATCAGGCCGAGTACGTTGCCGCTGCGGGTCAGGTCGGTCGATGCCAGCCCTTCGAGGCCTCGCCGGGTGATGGTCGCACCGAAACCATTGCCCACCACCACCTGTTCGATCTGTAACTTGGTACCGTCGGTGAAGGAGGTCGTCTGTTCGAGGCTGATGCCCTGCCGCCTGGCCCAATAAGCCATGTCGTCGCGGCTCGGGTTATGGTTCAGATAGCCCTTCATGTTGCCGTACACGAGGGGCCGGAAACCCATTTGAACGGCTTCTTCGCGCAGCGCTGCCAACGAGCCAGGCTGATCGCCTTCGGCTTCGGTCAGCAAGCCCTTGCCTGCCAGGTAGGAACCCGTGGTGACCTGGAGCTCCGCATTGACGGTGACCACCGGCAGCCCCGCTTCGAACGCCCGCTCGATCACCTCGGTCCCGAAAAAAGCATCGCCCGTGCATTCGACGATAATGTCCGAGTGCGCGATGAGTTCGTCGATGGAGTTGGTCAATGCGTCGCGCAGTGGGAAGTCGGCCAGGGAGGCGGTGCTCCTGCGGGTCAGGACCCGGCTGATCTGCAGGTCTTTATAATGCTGCATGATCAGCCGAACGAAACAGTGCGAGATCATCCCTGTACCTGAAACGCCTACTCGTCTAACAGCTGAATCGGTCATCACACAATTCCATTCGTTCAAACGTGAAGATCAGACCGTTACATCAGGAAAAAAGTTTTCCAGATGTAACGATCAATGTTGGCCCGCTCCTTGCGCGACCGCCAGCTGAGCCAGGCTGGGTCCCTCTTCACCGATCTGCGGATAGGTCCTGAACGGAACGCGGCTGGGCGCCGGCCCGAAGGGAGCCGAAGGCACGTCGCACATCTGCCGGATCACATGACGCAACTCGTCACGCCACGGCTTGGGCTTGATGCCAAAGGTGCTTTCTATCCGGCTGCAATCGAGTACTGACCAGGCAGGCCGGGCGGCGGCGCGCGGCAACTGCCCGCTGGTGACCGGCAGCACTCGGGGGGCCTTCTTGATCAGGCCGACCCGCTCGGCCTCCTGGAAGATTTCCACGGCGAATTCCGCCCACGAGCAAGCCGATGCCCCGCTGTAATGGTAAAGGCCCCATTCGAGATCGCCGTCACGGCAATAACGCAGCGCCAACTCGATCAGCACCCGCGCGACGCTGCGTGAACGGGTCGGGCATCCGACCTGATCGCTCACGACCGAGATTTCGCCCGTCTTGCGACCCAGGTTGAGCATGGTCTTGACGAAATTGTTGCCATGTTCGCCGTAGATCCAACTGGTGCGCAGGATCAGGTAGCGATCCAGAACCTCACCGATGGCGATCTCACCCGCGCGCCGGGTGGAACCGTATACGCAGTTCGGCAGCGCCGGGTCGGTTTCCCGGTAAGGCACGGAGCCGTCCCCGGCAAAGACGTATTCGCTGGACAGATGGAACAACGGGATGCCGAAACGCCGGGCGGCGCGAGCGAGGTTGGCCGCCCCGTCACGATTCACGGCTTCGGCATGCGCGACCTCGGCTTCGGCGTGATCGAGATTGGTATAGGCCGCCGCGTTGATGATCAACGCCGGCTGGTAGCGCTCGATGGCCTGCTCGATCTGCGCCGGAACGGTAATATCCAGATCCTGGTGGGCCAGGCCGATGGCCTCGAGCCCAAAGCTCGCCGCCTGATTGACCAGGCAATGGCCTACCTGCCCGCCTGAGCCGCATACCAGCACACGCATGTTCCGCCCCACCGAAGGTCTGTTCTCCAGACCCTCGCGATCAGCCTCGACACGGCGCTCGCTCGCAACGACCGAGGGCGTAGCGGCGCCAGCCACCGGCGCATCAACGGCCGTCGATATTACGCTGGCCGGCTTTGGGACCAGTTCGCGTACGGTCACGCCCAGCGCCTCCACCGGCGCGTCGGCCGCTTCTGGTTCGGGCGAAAAACGGTAGCTTTCGAGCAGGCCGTCGATGACGATCCTGGCCTTGCGGAACTGGCGACGCTGAAGCAACCGGGCCACCAGGCCCAGGCGTGAAACC is a genomic window of Stutzerimonas stutzeri containing:
- the hppD gene encoding 4-hydroxyphenylpyruvate dioxygenase, with translation MADLFENPMGLMGFEFIEFASPTPNTIEPVLESMGFTHVANHRSKDVALYRQGEINAIVNREPKGVAAYFAAEHGPSVCGMAFRVRDAQKAYARALELGAQAVELPTGPMELRLPAIKGIGGAPLYLIDRFGEGSSIYDIDFVFLDGVDRHPVGAGLKIIDHLTHNVYRGRMAYWADFYEKLFNFREIRYFDIKGEYTGLTSKAMTAPDGMIRIPLNEESSKGAGQIEEFLMQFNGEGIQHVAFLTDDLIATWDKLKASGTVFMTAPPETYYEMLEGRLPNHGEPVQALKSRGILLDGATENGEQRLLLQIFSGTLLGPVFFEFIQRKGDSGFGEGNFKALFESIERDQIQRGVLSTAD
- a CDS encoding YgaP-like transmembrane domain — protein: MNRLLDKRAPQNVHGWERTASVAGGLMLLGKGLRRGGLRGMLQLAVGGLALARGISGRCEAKRMLTETGHAHQSPRTGDKQRYSHMPLDSEVHSPDFAEPQVTLPDTTPMGHETHPGERPGAIRGEP
- a CDS encoding SAF domain-containing protein; the protein is MISHCFVRLIMQHYKDLQISRVLTRRSTASLADFPLRDALTNSIDELIAHSDIIVECTGDAFFGTEVIERAFEAGLPVVTVNAELQVTTGSYLAGKGLLTEAEGDQPGSLAALREEAVQMGFRPLVYGNMKGYLNHNPSRDDMAYWARRQGISLEQTTSFTDGTKLQIEQVVVGNGFGATITRRGLEGLASTDLTRSGNVLGLIAEGIGQPIVDYVLPNGYPAGGVFLVCRHDEEQAQAIEYFKLGPGPYYVLTRPFHLCSLEVGKTVRRVLAGGGVLLNNSTQPTLGVAAIAKRDMKAGEVISRGIGGFDVRGEAVRLADELDHVPIGLLRNTVLKRAVEPGQLITFDDIEIQPSRVLDIIVQQRQKIIERAETHAQADGFVQQVLR
- the rfbD gene encoding dTDP-4-dehydrorhamnose reductase, whose translation is MDQIYAVVLSYKRKDLLKRCLDGISAQTRPCDAIIVVDNASDDGTEQMLLESGVPNLKVYVLSRNTGASGGFSAGFRIAYQQGADFVWMMDDDVIPEPDALEKLIEADQQLRVRDKPSSFLVSMANTEDGLVTNVPRIDERPNAIAYENWPALLDLGVIPVRPATFVSILVPRASLERHGLPIAAMFMWGDDTEFTLRISQDTPGYLVAASKVLHVRRVSGAIDIHRETDPNRVALHRHLVRNDLFVARKYFRKRRVLGLLVSRLGLVARLLQRRQFRKARIVIDGLLESYRFSPEPEAADAPVEALGVTVRELVPKPASVISTAVDAPVAGAATPSVVASERRVEADREGLENRPSVGRNMRVLVCGSGGQVGHCLVNQAASFGLEAIGLAHQDLDITVPAQIEQAIERYQPALIINAAAYTNLDHAEAEVAHAEAVNRDGAANLARAARRFGIPLFHLSSEYVFAGDGSVPYRETDPALPNCVYGSTRRAGEIAIGEVLDRYLILRTSWIYGEHGNNFVKTMLNLGRKTGEISVVSDQVGCPTRSRSVARVLIELALRYCRDGDLEWGLYHYSGASACSWAEFAVEIFQEAERVGLIKKAPRVLPVTSGQLPRAAARPAWSVLDCSRIESTFGIKPKPWRDELRHVIRQMCDVPSAPFGPAPSRVPFRTYPQIGEEGPSLAQLAVAQGAGQH